The Solibacillus sp. FSL W7-1436 genome window below encodes:
- a CDS encoding YlxQ family RNA-binding protein, with amino-acid sequence MTNPALLQLLGLAARARKTISGEELVVKEIRNGNAKLVFLASDASANTSKKIQDKCTFYNVEYYVFGDRYDLGHATGKEARVAIAITDSGFAKKMSSLLNEN; translated from the coding sequence ATGACAAATCCGGCATTGCTACAGCTATTAGGTTTAGCGGCACGTGCACGAAAAACAATATCCGGGGAAGAGCTTGTCGTAAAGGAAATTCGCAACGGCAATGCAAAACTTGTCTTTTTAGCTTCTGATGCTTCGGCAAATACGAGCAAAAAGATTCAGGATAAATGTACGTTTTATAATGTTGAGTATTATGTTTTCGGAGATCGATATGATCTTGGACATGCTACCGGGAAGGAAGCCCGTGTAGCGATTGCTATTACAGATAGCGGATTTGCTAAAAAAATGTCTAGTCTACTCAACGAAAATTAA
- the infB gene encoding translation initiation factor IF-2 — MSKVRVHEYAKKVNKTSKEVIEVLAKHNLPVKNHMAVIDEQAVSKLNSVFKQAVEPTKDSPAKTPAKALNITPKRGEQGQNRVQQGQKQDRPQSASNNQQPNKASNAQGQPKSQQGEKIRNEKGNQNRNMTQNNNNNRKSGTTPNTSNNKGGNTPNRGGNTPNKGGNTQNKGGYQQRRKPGINGGKRRTHRPAPQPMVQKELPEKITFYESLSVAELAKKLHREPSEIIKKLFMLGVMATINQELDKDAIELICADYGVEVEEEIRIDKTDLDTYFDETIVEVDENALEERPPVVTIMGHVDHGKTSLLDSIRKTKVTAGEAGGITQHIGAYQVEVNGKKISFLDTPGHAAFTTMRARGASITDIAIIVVAADDGVMPQTVEAINHAKAAEVPIIVAINKMDKPSANPDRVQQELTEHGLVPEAWGGDTIFVPISALKGEGIDQLLEMILLVSEVGELKANPTRSAIGTVIEAQLDKGRGAVATLLVQDGTLRVGDPIVVGHAYGRVRAMVNDLGRRIKTAGPSMPVEITGLSEVPQAGDRFVVFEDEKTARQVGESRSMTAIQASRSEKQRVTLDNLFEQMSQGEMKELNLIVKADVQGTVEAMASSLMKIDVEGVNVKIIHTGAGAITESDISLAAASNAIVIGFNVRPDTNAKRAADEEGVDIRLHRIIYKVIEEIEHAMKGMLDPEFEEKIVGQAEVRQTIKVSKVGTIAGSYVIEGKIVRDAGVRVIRENVVVFEGELDSLKRFKDDAKEVAKGYECGITIKNYNDIKEGDIIEAFVMEEIVRK, encoded by the coding sequence ATGAGCAAAGTAAGAGTTCATGAATATGCGAAAAAGGTAAATAAAACAAGTAAGGAAGTTATTGAGGTGCTTGCAAAACATAATCTGCCGGTGAAAAATCACATGGCGGTCATTGATGAGCAGGCGGTCTCAAAACTAAATTCTGTCTTTAAGCAAGCAGTGGAACCAACGAAAGATTCTCCTGCAAAGACACCTGCCAAAGCTTTAAATATAACACCAAAACGCGGTGAACAAGGGCAGAATAGAGTGCAGCAAGGTCAAAAGCAGGATCGTCCACAATCTGCTTCAAATAACCAACAACCGAATAAAGCTTCAAACGCCCAAGGGCAACCAAAATCGCAACAAGGCGAAAAAATAAGAAATGAAAAAGGTAACCAAAATCGAAATATGACACAAAATAACAATAATAACCGCAAAAGCGGCACAACACCAAACACGAGTAATAATAAAGGCGGTAACACGCCGAACAGAGGCGGAAATACGCCAAACAAGGGTGGTAACACTCAAAATAAAGGCGGCTATCAACAACGTAGAAAACCAGGTATCAATGGTGGTAAACGTCGTACGCACCGTCCTGCACCACAACCAATGGTGCAAAAAGAATTACCGGAAAAAATTACTTTCTATGAAAGTTTATCCGTTGCAGAACTTGCAAAAAAATTACACCGTGAGCCATCGGAAATTATTAAAAAATTATTCATGCTTGGCGTAATGGCAACAATTAACCAAGAGCTTGATAAGGATGCAATTGAGTTAATCTGTGCAGACTACGGGGTAGAAGTAGAAGAAGAAATCCGTATCGACAAGACAGATTTAGATACGTACTTCGATGAGACTATCGTGGAAGTTGACGAAAACGCACTAGAAGAGCGCCCACCAGTTGTTACAATTATGGGACACGTTGACCACGGTAAAACATCATTGCTTGACTCAATCCGTAAAACGAAAGTTACAGCGGGTGAAGCAGGCGGTATTACGCAGCATATCGGTGCATACCAAGTAGAAGTTAACGGAAAGAAAATTTCATTCCTTGATACTCCTGGTCACGCGGCATTCACAACAATGCGTGCGCGTGGTGCATCAATTACAGATATCGCAATTATCGTAGTAGCAGCAGATGACGGTGTAATGCCTCAAACAGTTGAAGCAATCAACCACGCAAAAGCTGCAGAAGTACCAATTATCGTAGCAATCAACAAAATGGATAAACCATCTGCTAATCCGGACCGTGTACAACAAGAACTGACTGAGCACGGTTTAGTTCCTGAAGCTTGGGGTGGAGATACAATCTTCGTACCAATTTCAGCACTAAAAGGTGAAGGGATTGACCAGCTTCTTGAAATGATTTTATTAGTTTCTGAAGTAGGTGAATTAAAAGCGAACCCGACTCGTTCAGCAATCGGTACAGTAATTGAAGCACAGCTTGATAAAGGCCGTGGTGCCGTTGCAACACTATTAGTTCAAGATGGTACATTACGTGTTGGTGATCCAATCGTAGTCGGTCATGCATATGGTCGTGTACGTGCAATGGTCAACGATCTTGGCCGTCGTATTAAAACAGCTGGCCCTTCTATGCCGGTTGAAATCACAGGTTTAAGCGAAGTACCACAAGCGGGTGACCGTTTCGTAGTATTCGAAGATGAAAAAACAGCTCGTCAAGTTGGTGAGTCTCGTTCAATGACAGCTATCCAAGCATCACGTTCAGAAAAACAACGTGTAACACTTGATAACTTATTCGAACAAATGAGCCAAGGCGAAATGAAAGAGCTAAACTTAATCGTTAAAGCAGACGTACAAGGTACAGTGGAAGCAATGGCTTCTTCATTAATGAAAATTGATGTTGAAGGCGTTAACGTTAAAATCATCCACACTGGTGCTGGTGCGATCACAGAATCGGATATCTCACTTGCTGCTGCATCAAATGCAATCGTTATCGGATTCAACGTTCGTCCGGATACAAATGCAAAACGTGCTGCTGATGAAGAAGGCGTAGATATTCGTCTACACCGTATCATCTACAAAGTAATCGAAGAAATCGAACACGCGATGAAAGGGATGCTTGATCCGGAGTTCGAAGAGAAAATCGTTGGTCAGGCGGAAGTTCGTCAAACAATTAAAGTATCTAAAGTGGGTACAATCGCAGGTTCATACGTTATCGAAGGTAAAATCGTCCGCGATGCCGGCGTACGTGTAATCCGCGAAAACGTTGTTGTATTCGAAGGTGAACTTGATTCACTAAAACGCTTCAAAGATGATGCAAAAGAAGTTGCAAAAGGATATGAGTGTGGTATTACAATCAAAAACTACAACGACATTAAAGAAGGCGACATTATCGAAGCCTTCGTAATGGAAGAAATCGTTCGTAAATAA
- a CDS encoding DUF503 domain-containing protein, whose translation MIVYAEVEFMIQAAHSLKEKRAVLQRMVTRTKQKFNVSVAEIDHQNVWQRTKLALVAVASSKEAAERELMRAVHYLQSNPQWEQLDFYREYL comes from the coding sequence ATGATTGTCTACGCAGAAGTTGAATTCATGATTCAGGCTGCCCACTCATTAAAAGAAAAGCGCGCCGTCCTTCAGCGGATGGTGACGCGCACGAAACAAAAATTCAATGTTTCCGTTGCTGAAATTGACCATCAGAATGTATGGCAGCGTACAAAGCTTGCGCTTGTCGCAGTTGCTTCTTCCAAAGAAGCGGCTGAACGCGAGCTTATGCGGGCTGTCCATTATCTGCAGTCAAATCCGCAGTGGGAACAGCTGGATTTTTATCGTGAATATTTATAA
- the rbfA gene encoding 30S ribosome-binding factor RbfA, with product MSLRSNRVAEQMKKEITEIIARKIKDPRVGFVTVTDVAVTGDLQQATVYITSLGNDRERAETLQALEKASGFIRSEVGSRIRLRRTPELAFEFDTAIEYGNKIDALLRGLHEDK from the coding sequence ATGTCTCTACGTTCTAATCGAGTTGCTGAGCAAATGAAAAAAGAAATTACTGAAATCATTGCGCGCAAAATCAAAGATCCGCGTGTAGGTTTCGTTACGGTTACTGATGTAGCAGTAACAGGAGACTTACAGCAAGCAACTGTTTATATTACATCGTTGGGCAATGACCGCGAACGTGCGGAAACATTGCAGGCGCTGGAAAAAGCATCCGGTTTCATCCGTTCGGAAGTCGGTTCACGTATCCGCTTACGCCGTACGCCTGAACTGGCATTCGAATTCGATACAGCAATCGAATACGGGAACAAAATCGATGCATTACTACGTGGTCTACACGAAGATAAATAA
- the truB gene encoding tRNA pseudouridine(55) synthase TruB produces MNGILPLWKERGMTSHDCVFKLRKILKTKKVGHTGTLDPGVEGVLPICIGQATRIAEYLTDAGKTYEAVVSIGRTTTTEDAEGETVEQNTDFKSFTREEILNALQTLTGEIEQTPPMFSAVKVNGKRLYEYARAGQTVERPTRKITIYELELLDDAQTFEGEEVKFSIRIKCSKGTYIRTLAVQIGEALGYPAHMHELVRTASGTFSKDNCFTLVEIAEMMEAGEQEKFLLPVEYALSDYPYIEITEDIEKQIFNGQVLPMHTLLTEHDKIVYGVEGRAFAVYIAHPTKAGQMKPDKMFPEIN; encoded by the coding sequence ATGAACGGTATTTTGCCATTATGGAAAGAGCGCGGCATGACAAGTCATGACTGTGTATTTAAATTACGAAAAATATTGAAGACGAAAAAAGTAGGCCATACCGGGACACTTGACCCGGGTGTAGAAGGCGTCCTGCCGATCTGTATCGGCCAGGCAACACGCATCGCCGAATATTTGACGGATGCCGGCAAAACGTATGAAGCAGTCGTATCGATCGGACGCACGACAACAACAGAAGATGCTGAAGGCGAAACAGTCGAGCAAAATACAGATTTCAAATCGTTTACCCGTGAAGAAATTTTAAACGCACTACAGACACTGACAGGCGAGATCGAACAGACGCCTCCGATGTTTTCTGCGGTAAAAGTAAACGGCAAAAGACTTTACGAGTATGCAAGAGCCGGCCAGACAGTCGAGCGTCCAACACGTAAAATTACAATTTACGAGCTGGAATTACTGGATGATGCCCAAACATTCGAAGGGGAAGAAGTAAAATTCTCGATCCGCATCAAATGTTCGAAAGGGACGTATATTCGTACATTAGCCGTTCAGATCGGTGAAGCATTGGGCTATCCTGCACATATGCACGAACTTGTACGAACAGCATCAGGCACATTCTCGAAAGACAATTGCTTTACATTGGTCGAAATCGCGGAAATGATGGAAGCCGGGGAGCAGGAGAAGTTTCTGTTGCCGGTTGAATATGCATTATCCGACTATCCGTACATTGAGATTACGGAAGACATCGAAAAGCAAATTTTCAATGGGCAAGTTCTCCCGATGCATACTTTATTAACGGAACATGATAAAATTGTTTATGGTGTAGAGGGACGAGCATTTGCGGTTTACATCGCCCATCCGACAAAGGCCGGGCAAATGAAGCCGGATAAGATGTTTCCCGAAATTAACTAA
- a CDS encoding RNA-guided endonuclease InsQ/TnpB family protein: MKKAFKTEIILSTTQRQKINQTIGTCRYVYNLYVSTAQKYYKETGKHLSGYDFSKWLNNIYSIKQDTWIKEVSSKAVKQAIMNGDRAFKNFFKGIAKFPQYKKKKNQHVKAYFPKNNKTDLLVERHRIKVPTIGWVRLKEYGYIPTNATVNSCTISQQANRYYISVLCEVDSAPIECMAKQDGIGIDIGLKEFAVCSHHEVFPNINKTAKIKKLEKRLKLQQRRLSRSYEQNKKRKVGESCYKNRQKQLIRLQKLHARLKNIRQEYVRFVVNKLVKAKPAYITIEDLNVQSMLKNRHLSKAIAQQNIYTFKLWLLAKCREHGIELRQVSRFYPSSKLCSCCGAKKKKLSLSERVFVCDNCQVERDRDFNACLNLKCATAYEVLT, translated from the coding sequence ATGAAAAAAGCATTTAAAACCGAAATAATACTCTCAACAACACAACGACAAAAAATAAATCAAACAATTGGCACATGTCGCTATGTGTACAATTTATATGTTTCTACGGCGCAAAAATATTATAAGGAAACAGGCAAGCATTTGTCAGGCTATGATTTTTCAAAATGGCTTAATAACATATATAGTATTAAGCAAGATACTTGGATTAAAGAGGTTTCGAGTAAAGCAGTGAAACAAGCAATCATGAATGGCGACCGCGCATTTAAAAATTTCTTTAAAGGCATTGCGAAGTTTCCACAGTATAAGAAAAAGAAAAATCAACACGTGAAAGCATATTTTCCGAAAAACAATAAAACTGATTTATTGGTAGAACGCCACCGGATCAAAGTTCCAACAATAGGCTGGGTGCGCTTGAAGGAATATGGCTACATTCCGACAAACGCCACAGTTAATAGTTGTACCATTTCTCAACAAGCTAATCGTTATTACATTTCAGTACTATGCGAGGTAGATTCAGCACCAATAGAATGTATGGCTAAACAGGATGGTATTGGTATAGATATAGGGTTGAAAGAATTTGCGGTGTGTAGTCATCATGAAGTTTTCCCGAATATTAATAAAACAGCCAAAATAAAAAAACTAGAAAAGCGATTGAAGCTACAACAGCGAAGACTTAGTCGCAGTTATGAACAAAATAAAAAGAGGAAGGTAGGTGAATCCTGCTACAAAAACAGGCAGAAGCAGCTAATACGGCTGCAAAAACTGCATGCTAGATTGAAAAATATTCGACAAGAATATGTCCGTTTTGTAGTGAATAAACTGGTGAAAGCCAAGCCAGCGTATATTACGATTGAAGATTTAAATGTGCAAAGCATGTTGAAAAATCGTCATCTATCAAAAGCGATTGCGCAGCAAAATATCTATACTTTCAAATTATGGTTACTTGCAAAATGCAGAGAACATGGGATAGAGCTACGACAAGTTAGCCGTTTTTATCCGTCCTCTAAGCTATGTTCGTGCTGTGGTGCAAAAAAGAAAAAGCTTAGTTTATCGGAAAGAGTATTTGTATGCGACAATTGCCAAGTTGAGAGAGATCGAGATTTTAATGCTTGTTTAAATTTAAAATGCGCAACAGCATATGAAGTACTAACGTAA
- the ribF gene encoding riboflavin biosynthesis protein RibF, with translation MNVIHLKYPHQLAQEIEKEAYSLAIGFFDGVHKGHQAVIEAAKQKAEQLNIKSAVMTFDPHPSIVLGRRNEKVFYITPLPQKIDTLKKLNIDTVFVVNFTSDFAKLTPEEFIKYFIVDLNVRHVTAGFDFSFGAFGKGNMELMEELSNGRYGVTAIEKQQDSVEKISSTRIRKALQDGEMEQARDLLGRAFEVPGIVVHGDKRGRTMGFPTANVQAMEGCYIPATGVYAVKILVQNKWYNGVCNVGYKPTFNNPDEKQLSIEVHILNFNKNIYGEEVVVGWYKRIRSERKFNGIEALIEQIELDKQQAIAYFEQLR, from the coding sequence ATGAACGTTATTCATTTGAAATACCCCCATCAATTAGCACAGGAAATTGAAAAAGAGGCGTACTCATTGGCAATCGGATTTTTTGATGGGGTACATAAAGGGCATCAGGCGGTCATTGAAGCGGCAAAGCAAAAAGCCGAGCAGCTGAATATTAAAAGTGCCGTGATGACTTTTGATCCGCATCCATCGATTGTATTAGGAAGACGTAATGAAAAAGTATTTTACATTACGCCACTTCCACAAAAAATAGACACACTAAAAAAATTAAATATCGATACAGTATTTGTTGTAAACTTCACATCAGATTTTGCGAAGCTTACACCGGAAGAATTCATTAAGTATTTTATCGTCGATTTAAATGTCCGGCACGTAACGGCCGGTTTTGATTTTTCATTTGGCGCATTCGGCAAAGGCAATATGGAGCTGATGGAAGAGCTGTCAAACGGCAGGTATGGTGTGACGGCAATCGAAAAGCAGCAGGATTCGGTCGAAAAAATCAGTTCCACACGCATCAGAAAAGCATTGCAGGACGGAGAGATGGAGCAGGCTCGTGATTTATTGGGCCGCGCATTCGAAGTGCCGGGAATCGTCGTCCACGGAGATAAGCGCGGACGGACAATGGGCTTCCCGACAGCGAATGTCCAGGCGATGGAAGGCTGCTATATACCGGCAACCGGTGTGTATGCAGTGAAAATTTTAGTACAGAATAAATGGTATAACGGAGTTTGTAATGTAGGCTATAAACCGACATTCAACAATCCGGATGAAAAGCAGCTGTCGATTGAAGTGCATATTTTAAATTTCAATAAAAATATTTACGGTGAAGAGGTCGTAGTCGGCTGGTATAAACGTATCCGCAGTGAACGTAAATTTAACGGCATCGAAGCATTGATTGAGCAAATTGAATTAGATAAGCAGCAAGCGATCGCCTACTTTGAACAACTGCGCTAA
- the rpsO gene encoding 30S ribosomal protein S15 gives MAITQERKNEIIAEYRVHETDTGSPEVQVAVLTAEINALNAHLATHKKDFHSQRGLLKMVGKRRHLLKYLRENDVARYRELITKLGLRR, from the coding sequence ATGGCAATTACACAAGAACGTAAAAACGAAATTATCGCTGAGTACCGCGTACACGAAACAGACACTGGTTCTCCAGAAGTACAAGTAGCTGTTTTAACTGCAGAAATCAACGCATTAAACGCTCACTTAGCTACTCACAAGAAAGACTTCCACTCTCAACGTGGTCTTCTTAAAATGGTAGGTAAACGTCGTCATTTATTAAAATATTTACGTGAAAACGACGTAGCTCGTTACCGTGAATTAATTACTAAACTTGGATTACGTCGCTAA